In one Deltaproteobacteria bacterium genomic region, the following are encoded:
- a CDS encoding Hsp20/alpha crystallin family protein, which translates to MTLIPWRPLRELDVLRREMDRLWDRLSGERPIEWEGGEWTPSLDVSETKDKVMVKAEAPGIDPKDIDISLASGILTIKGEKKQQREEKDENYHLIERNYGSFFRSVRLPVEVQEDKVKANYKDGVLKITLPKTERAKEKEVKIEVQ; encoded by the coding sequence ATGACTCTGATACCATGGAGACCTTTGAGGGAATTGGATGTCTTGCGCAGAGAGATGGATCGCCTCTGGGACAGGTTATCCGGTGAGAGGCCCATTGAGTGGGAAGGGGGGGAGTGGACCCCATCCTTGGACGTATCTGAGACCAAAGATAAGGTTATGGTTAAGGCAGAGGCCCCGGGGATAGACCCAAAAGATATCGATATCTCTTTGGCTAGTGGGATCTTGACCATAAAGGGGGAGAAGAAACAACAGCGGGAGGAAAAGGATGAAAACTATCACCTGATAGAAAGGAATTACGGTTCCTTTTTTCGGTCCGTGCGCCTCCCCGTGGAAGTCCAAGAGGATAAGGTCAAAGCCAACTATAAAGATGGTGTCCTCAAGATAACCCTCCCCAAGACAGAGCGAGCCAAGGAAAAGGAGGTCAAGATCGAGGTACAGTAA
- a CDS encoding RNA polymerase factor sigma-32 produces MAKAPKKSKISLPEELDELRTMERAKGEKLAPYDPLRRYLHEISSAPILSKKEERELTIRYREFGDKEAAFKMVVSNLRLVVKIALEYHHYWTTNLLDLIQEGNVGLMQALKRFDPYRGVRFTTYASFWIRAYILKFIMGNWRLVRIGTTQAQRKLFFDLKKEKERLEKMGFDPVPKLVAESLNVKEDEVVSMDQRMEMAEISLDTQVGEDSKETFGDLLPAGTSPQDERLGEEELRKLFAQKLGEFRLSLNEREQEIFERRMMAEKPLTLREIGQKYNISLERVRQIEGEILEKAREFLRREMPDFDAHNGDIWALSD; encoded by the coding sequence ATGGCCAAGGCACCCAAAAAGTCAAAGATATCTTTACCAGAGGAGCTCGACGAGCTAAGGACCATGGAAAGGGCGAAGGGGGAAAAATTAGCCCCTTACGATCCCCTACGCCGTTACCTGCATGAGATCAGCAGCGCCCCCATCCTCAGCAAGAAAGAAGAGAGGGAATTGACCATCAGATATCGTGAGTTTGGGGATAAGGAGGCGGCCTTTAAAATGGTGGTCTCCAACTTAAGACTGGTGGTTAAGATCGCCCTGGAATATCATCACTACTGGACCACCAATCTCCTGGACCTCATCCAAGAGGGCAATGTGGGGCTGATGCAGGCGCTCAAGAGGTTTGACCCTTATCGCGGGGTCAGGTTTACCACCTACGCCTCCTTTTGGATCAGGGCCTATATCCTGAAGTTCATCATGGGCAACTGGCGGCTGGTGCGTATCGGTACCACCCAGGCCCAGCGAAAGCTCTTCTTCGACCTGAAGAAGGAGAAGGAGAGGTTAGAAAAGATGGGCTTCGACCCTGTCCCGAAACTGGTGGCCGAGAGCTTGAACGTGAAAGAGGATGAGGTGGTCTCCATGGACCAACGGATGGAGATGGCGGAGATCTCCCTCGATACACAGGTGGGCGAGGACTCCAAGGAGACCTTCGGAGATCTTTTACCTGCGGGAACCTCCCCCCAAGATGAACGCTTAGGGGAGGAGGAGCTTAGGAAGCTCTTTGCCCAGAAGTTGGGGGAGTTCCGCCTTTCGCTCAATGAAAGGGAACAGGAGATCTTCGAGAGGAGGATGATGGCCGAGAAGCCTCTGACCCTGCGGGAGATAGGTCAGAAGTACAATATCTCTCTGGAGAGGGTGCGGCAGATAGAAGGGGAGATACTGGAGAAGGCTAGGGAGTTCCTGCGGCGGGAGATGCCCGATTTCGATGCCCATAACGGGGACATTTGGGCCCTCTCCGACTGA
- a CDS encoding amylo-alpha-1,6-glucosidase, translating into GEMAATGEVPFSRYYGSIDATPLFILLAGAYFERTADHDFSQVIWPHVERALQWIDQYGDCDGDGFVEYAPRSERGLVHQGWKDSYDSVFHEDGALAEGPIALCEVQGYVYAAKLAAARMAEAMALDARAKELADGAETLRRRFEEVFWCDDLSTYALALDGRKRPCRVRTSNAGHCLFAGIANEKHARRLARALTSKASFSGWGIRTVAATESCYNPMSYHNGSVWPHDNAIIAAGLARYGLKVEALKILTGLFDASLFFDLHRLPELFSGFLRRPGESPTLYPVSCAPQSWASGAVLLLLQACLGMEVRGSERKVVFSNPCLPEFLQEVQIKGLLVGEASLDLSLVRHHDDVGINVLRKEGQVSVVAIK; encoded by the coding sequence GGGGGAGATGGCCGCCACGGGCGAGGTCCCGTTTAGCCGCTACTACGGAAGCATCGATGCGACTCCGCTCTTCATCCTACTGGCGGGTGCGTACTTCGAGCGCACCGCCGATCATGATTTCTCCCAGGTCATCTGGCCCCACGTGGAGCGCGCTCTACAGTGGATCGACCAGTATGGCGACTGCGATGGCGACGGGTTCGTGGAGTATGCCCCCCGTTCCGAGCGCGGGCTCGTCCACCAGGGCTGGAAAGACTCGTACGATTCGGTCTTCCACGAGGACGGCGCCCTGGCCGAGGGGCCGATTGCGCTGTGTGAAGTCCAAGGCTATGTGTATGCCGCAAAGCTTGCGGCGGCCCGGATGGCCGAAGCCATGGCACTGGACGCACGGGCGAAGGAGTTGGCCGACGGGGCGGAGACGCTGCGGCGCCGGTTCGAGGAAGTATTCTGGTGCGACGATCTTTCCACGTACGCACTGGCACTGGACGGACGCAAGCGCCCCTGTCGAGTGCGCACCTCCAATGCTGGACACTGCCTCTTCGCGGGGATCGCAAACGAGAAACACGCACGCCGACTCGCCAGGGCGCTCACAAGCAAGGCGTCGTTTTCCGGATGGGGGATTCGGACCGTGGCGGCCACGGAGTCGTGCTACAACCCCATGTCCTATCACAACGGGTCGGTCTGGCCACACGACAATGCAATCATCGCGGCAGGGTTGGCTCGATACGGGCTCAAAGTCGAAGCGCTAAAAATCCTCACGGGACTCTTCGATGCCAGCCTCTTTTTCGACCTGCATCGGTTGCCCGAGCTCTTCAGCGGCTTTCTCCGGCGTCCGGGCGAGAGCCCAACGCTTTATCCGGTCTCGTGCGCTCCGCAGTCTTGGGCATCGGGGGCTGTGTTGCTTCTCCTTCAAGCCTGCCTCGGCATGGAGGTGCGCGGGTCGGAGAGGAAGGTCGTGTTCTCCAATCCGTGCCTACCGGAGTTCCTTCAAGAAGTACAGATCAAGGGGCTCCTTGTGGGGGAGGCCAGCTTGGACCTCTCGCTCGTTCGTCACCATGACGACGTGGGAATCAACGTGCTACGCAAGGAGGGCCAAGTTAGCGTGGTGGCGATCAAATGA